A genomic segment from Perca flavescens isolate YP-PL-M2 chromosome 13, PFLA_1.0, whole genome shotgun sequence encodes:
- the hnrnpl gene encoding heterogeneous nuclear ribonucleoprotein L isoform X1: MAAAAGRYFGEGGRATKRQKTEEGGMTTEGYDDPHKPLPSPVVHIRGLVDGIMEADLVEALQEFGAVSFVVMMPKKRQALVEYEDMIGSCNAVTYAAENQVYIAGHPAFINYSTSQKISRPGDSDDTRSVNNVLLLTIINPIYPITTDVLYTVCNNCGPVQRIVIFRKNGVQAMVEFDSVQSAQRAKASLNGADIYSGCCTLKIEYAKPARLNVFKNDQDTWDYTNPNLSGQDADGEGNWNNSQDPNANPNKRQRQPALLGDHPPDYGGPQGGYHGYNEDSYGPPPPHRIGPGMGGRGRGSQRYGPSYGPPPPEYGPHADSPVLMVYGLEPSKVNADKVFNIFCLYGNVERIKFMKSKPGAAMVEMGDCYSVDRAITHLNNNFLFGQKLNVCVSKQQAIVPGQCYQLEDNTSSFKDFHGSRNNRFTSPEQAAKNRIQHPSNVLHFFNAQPDISVEIFNQVCEELEIKSPTSVKLFTGKSERSSSGLLEWESINDAMEALALINHFQMKNPSGPYPYTLKLCFSTTHNAN; this comes from the exons atggctgctgctgcGGGCCGATACTTCGGAGAAGGCGGCAGAGCAACGAAAAGACAGAAAACCGAGGAGGGAGGAATGACAACG GAGGGCTACGATGACCCTCATAAACCGCTACCCTCCCCGGTGGTGCACATCAGGGGCTTGGTGGACGGCATCATGGAGGCTGACCTGGTGGAGGCCCTGCAGGAGTTTGGGGCCGTCAG ttttgTGGTTATGATGCCCAAGAAGCGCCAGGCCCTGGTCGAGTATGAGGACATGATTGGCTCCTGCAATGCTGTTACATATGCAGCAGAGAACCAGGTTTACATTGCAGGCCACCCAGCTTTCATCAATTACTCCACTAGCCAAAAGATCTCCCGGCCCGGAGACTCGGACGACACCCGGAGTGTCAACAATGTGCTGCTGCTCACGATCATAAACCCCATCTATCCTATCACCACG gaTGTGCTCTACACCGTTTGTAACAACTGTGGTCCTGTACAGAGGATCGTCATCTTCAGAAAAAATGGTGTTCAGGCCATGGTGGA ATTTGATTCGGTCCAAAGTGCTCAAAGGGCAAAAGCCTCTCTGAATGGGGCAGACATCTATTCTGGCTGCTGCACTCTAAAGATTGAGTATGCCAAG CCAGCACGCCTTAATGTCTTCAAGAACGACCAGGACACGTGGGACTATACAAACCCCAACCTCAGTGGCCAAG ATGCTGATGGTGAAGGCAATTGGAACAATtcacaag ATCCCAATGCCAATCCCAACAAACGCCAGAGGCAGCCTGCTCTTCTGGGAGACCACCCACCTGATTATG GTGGCCCTCAGGGAGGTTATCATGGCTACAATGAGGACAGCTATggtccccctcctccccaccgCATCGGGCCAGGTATGGGTGGGCGTGGGCGTGGTAGCCAGCGCTATGGCCCAAGTTATGGACCACCCCCCCCTGAGTATGGTCCTCACGCCGACTCCCCGGTTCTTATGGTTTATGGCCTTGAGCCCTCTAAGGTCAACGCCGACAAGGTCTTCAACATCTTCTGCCTCTATGGAAATGTAGAGAGG ATTAAGTTCATGAAGAGTAAGCCTGGAGCAGCAATGGTGGAGATGGGAGACTGTTACTCTGTGGACAGGGCCATCACTCACCTCAACAACAACTTCCTTTTTGGCCAGAAACTCAACGTTTG TGTGTCCAAGCAGCAGGCTATTGTGCCAGGACAGTGCTACCAGTTAGAGGACAACACCAGCAGCTTCAAAGATTTCCACGGATCTCGCAATAACCGCTTCACCTCCCCAGAGCAGGCGGCAAAGAACCGAATCCAGCATCCCAGCAACGTCCTACACTTCTTTAACGCACAGCCCGACATCTCTGTAGAGATCTTCAACCAG GTCTGCGAAGAACTGGAAATTAAGAGTCCCACCAGTGTGAAACTTTTCACCGGAAAGA GTGAGCGAAGTTCATCTGGCCTTCTGGAGTGGGAGTCCATCAATGATGCCATGGAAGCCCTAGCACTGATTAACCATTTCCAGATGAAAAACCCTA GTGGGCCTTACCCTTACACACTGAAGCTGTGTTTCTCCACCACACACAATGCCAACTAA
- the hnrnpl gene encoding heterogeneous nuclear ribonucleoprotein L isoform X2: MAAAAGRYFGEGGRATKRQKTEEGGMTTEGYDDPHKPLPSPVVHIRGLVDGIMEADLVEALQEFGAVSFVVMMPKKRQALVEYEDMIGSCNAVTYAAENQVYIAGHPAFINYSTSQKISRPGDSDDTRSVNNVLLLTIINPIYPITTDVLYTVCNNCGPVQRIVIFRKNGVQAMVEFDSVQSAQRAKASLNGADIYSGCCTLKIEYAKPARLNVFKNDQDTWDYTNPNLSGQDPNANPNKRQRQPALLGDHPPDYGGPQGGYHGYNEDSYGPPPPHRIGPGMGGRGRGSQRYGPSYGPPPPEYGPHADSPVLMVYGLEPSKVNADKVFNIFCLYGNVERIKFMKSKPGAAMVEMGDCYSVDRAITHLNNNFLFGQKLNVCVSKQQAIVPGQCYQLEDNTSSFKDFHGSRNNRFTSPEQAAKNRIQHPSNVLHFFNAQPDISVEIFNQVCEELEIKSPTSVKLFTGKSERSSSGLLEWESINDAMEALALINHFQMKNPSGPYPYTLKLCFSTTHNAN, encoded by the exons atggctgctgctgcGGGCCGATACTTCGGAGAAGGCGGCAGAGCAACGAAAAGACAGAAAACCGAGGAGGGAGGAATGACAACG GAGGGCTACGATGACCCTCATAAACCGCTACCCTCCCCGGTGGTGCACATCAGGGGCTTGGTGGACGGCATCATGGAGGCTGACCTGGTGGAGGCCCTGCAGGAGTTTGGGGCCGTCAG ttttgTGGTTATGATGCCCAAGAAGCGCCAGGCCCTGGTCGAGTATGAGGACATGATTGGCTCCTGCAATGCTGTTACATATGCAGCAGAGAACCAGGTTTACATTGCAGGCCACCCAGCTTTCATCAATTACTCCACTAGCCAAAAGATCTCCCGGCCCGGAGACTCGGACGACACCCGGAGTGTCAACAATGTGCTGCTGCTCACGATCATAAACCCCATCTATCCTATCACCACG gaTGTGCTCTACACCGTTTGTAACAACTGTGGTCCTGTACAGAGGATCGTCATCTTCAGAAAAAATGGTGTTCAGGCCATGGTGGA ATTTGATTCGGTCCAAAGTGCTCAAAGGGCAAAAGCCTCTCTGAATGGGGCAGACATCTATTCTGGCTGCTGCACTCTAAAGATTGAGTATGCCAAG CCAGCACGCCTTAATGTCTTCAAGAACGACCAGGACACGTGGGACTATACAAACCCCAACCTCAGTGGCCAAG ATCCCAATGCCAATCCCAACAAACGCCAGAGGCAGCCTGCTCTTCTGGGAGACCACCCACCTGATTATG GTGGCCCTCAGGGAGGTTATCATGGCTACAATGAGGACAGCTATggtccccctcctccccaccgCATCGGGCCAGGTATGGGTGGGCGTGGGCGTGGTAGCCAGCGCTATGGCCCAAGTTATGGACCACCCCCCCCTGAGTATGGTCCTCACGCCGACTCCCCGGTTCTTATGGTTTATGGCCTTGAGCCCTCTAAGGTCAACGCCGACAAGGTCTTCAACATCTTCTGCCTCTATGGAAATGTAGAGAGG ATTAAGTTCATGAAGAGTAAGCCTGGAGCAGCAATGGTGGAGATGGGAGACTGTTACTCTGTGGACAGGGCCATCACTCACCTCAACAACAACTTCCTTTTTGGCCAGAAACTCAACGTTTG TGTGTCCAAGCAGCAGGCTATTGTGCCAGGACAGTGCTACCAGTTAGAGGACAACACCAGCAGCTTCAAAGATTTCCACGGATCTCGCAATAACCGCTTCACCTCCCCAGAGCAGGCGGCAAAGAACCGAATCCAGCATCCCAGCAACGTCCTACACTTCTTTAACGCACAGCCCGACATCTCTGTAGAGATCTTCAACCAG GTCTGCGAAGAACTGGAAATTAAGAGTCCCACCAGTGTGAAACTTTTCACCGGAAAGA GTGAGCGAAGTTCATCTGGCCTTCTGGAGTGGGAGTCCATCAATGATGCCATGGAAGCCCTAGCACTGATTAACCATTTCCAGATGAAAAACCCTA GTGGGCCTTACCCTTACACACTGAAGCTGTGTTTCTCCACCACACACAATGCCAACTAA
- the LOC114566620 gene encoding interferon regulatory factor 2-binding protein 1 codes for MSSASQSSSRRQWCYLCDLPKMPWAMLWEFSEAVCRGCVNYDGADRIELLIETARQLKSTHGVLDGRSPGPQQGKPSSAGPLEAGRQHGERLDRGRGEYGVSSRLPNGLHRAEDVSLSEGSRQSPNTRRAIVGAVPSLHGTISHALIAQGLVAAPHGLLAPLSGSRAGATQIAVSAGPIMGEAGRRQVVSLGVGASTSALVGIDSAMWRNNEVMAELNEVTRSRVEGWPNRPKAVRDVLVGLSSCVPFNVRFRKDHNLMGRVLAFDASTTPDFELKVFVEYPVGTGMIYSGVPDLVRQMFRDSAKDAGKAVNSGLRYVEYEKRQGTGDWRGLSELLNDGVRMFKEPPIPEVLPQSDAGLPMAAAGRPMPAKSTTRRRKASPGSENGESEGRPDHPAREPWPRGAYSGMEPLPGMATAQDGPPRLHSQPSPISALMGVADSLSSSQMARDSPSMSTAHSSSAGRPTSSSPSTASTSVSQAGLGQGLSAVGQSSNASAGESTSSAQGTLLCCTLCRERLEDTHFVQCPSVPHHKFCFPCTRGFIRSQGQGGEVYCPSGERCPLAGSSVPWAFMQGEISTILAGDGDVTVKKESDP; via the coding sequence ATGTCCTCCGCCTCGCAGTCTTCCTCTAGACGGCAATGGTGCTACCTCTGCGATCTGCCCAAGATGCCCTGGGCCATGCTGTGGGAGTTCAGCGAGGCAGTGTGCCGGGGATGTGTCAACTACGACGGGGCGGACAGGATAGAGCTCCTCATTGAAACTGCCCGGCAGCTGAAGAGCACCCACGGAGTTTTAGACGGCAGGTCCCCCGGTCCACAGCAGGGTAAACCCAGCTCGGCTGGGCCCCTCGAAGCGGGGCGGCAGCATGGAGAGCGTCTGGATAGGGGGAGGGGTGAGTATGGGGTGTCTTCTCGCCTCCCCAATGGCCTGCACAGGGCTGAAGATGTGTCATTGTCAGAGGGCAGCAGACAGAGCCCAAACACTCGCAGGGCTATAGTTGGGGCAGTTCCTAGTCTCCACGGCACTATATCCCACGCCTTGATAGCTCAGGGGTTAGTAGCAGCCCCTCATGGGCTTTTAGCCCCCTTATCAGGCTCCAGGGCCGGGGCCACACAAATTGCAGTCTCAGCTGGCCCCATAATGGGTGAAGCTGGCAGACGACAGGTTGTGTCCCTGGGCGTGGGGGCAAGCACCTCTGCTCTGGTGGGTATAGATTCTGCCATGTGGAGGAACAATGAAGTGATGGCAGAACTGAATGAGGTGACGCGCAGCAGGGTTGAAGGCTGGCCAAACCGTCCCAAAGCGGTCCGGGATGTGCTTGTGGGCCTCAGCAGCTGCGTCCCCTTTAATGTGCGTTTCAGGAAAGACCATAATCTGATGGGTCGTGTTCTGGCCTTTGACGCCAGCACTACTCCAGACTTTGAGCTGAAGGTGTTTGTGGAGTATCCCGTCGGCACTGGAATGATCTACTCGGGAGTTCCAGACCTGGTCAGGCAGATGTTCCGTGACTCGGCCAAAGATGCGGGCAAAGCGGTGAACTCTGGGTTGCGCTACGTGGAATACGAGAAGCGGCAAGGCACCGGAGACTGGCGCGGGCTGTCTGAGCTGCTGAATGATGGCGTGCGTATGTTTAAAGAGCCCCCGATTCCAGAGGTTCTGCCACAGTCTGATGCAGGTTTGCCCATGGCAGCAGCCGGACGCCCCATGCCGGCAAAGAGCACAACTCGGCGCCGCAAGGCTTCTCCGGGCTCTGAGAACGGAGAGAGCGAAGGGAGGCCTGATCACCCGGCGAGAGAGCCCTGGCCCAGAGGTGCTTACTCAGGCATGGAACCTCTCCCTGGCATGGCCACGGCTCAGGACGGCCCACCCCGTTTACACAGCCAGCCCTCGCCCATCTCAGCGCTCATGGGAGTTGCGGACAGCCTGAGCTCCAGCCAGATGGCCAGGGACAGCCCCAGCATGTCCACAGCCCACTCCTCCTCAGCTGGGCGCCCCACCAGCAGCAGCCCCTCCACTGCCTCCACCTCAGTCTCCCAGGCAGGCTTGGGGCAGGGTCTCAGCGCGGTGGGGCAGAGCAGCAACGCCAGTGCCGGGGAGTCTACGAGCAGCGCTCAGGGCACCCTGCTCTGCTGCACCCTCTGCCGAGAGCGCCTGGAGGACACTCACTTTGTCCAGTGTCCCTCTGTCCCGCACCACAAGTTCTGCTTCCCCTGTACCCGAGGATTCATCCGCAGCCAAGGCCAAGGCGGGGAGGTGTACTGCCCCAGCGGAGAGCGCTGTCCCCTGGCTGGATCCTCCGTGCCTTGGGCCTTCATGCAGGGCGAGATCTCCACCATCCTGGCCGGAGACGGAGACGTGACAGTAAAGAAGGAGAGCGACCCTTGA